In Natronoarchaeum philippinense, a single window of DNA contains:
- the cobD gene encoding threonine-phosphate decarboxylase CobD gives MEPDALDRVGRVPHGGESDTDVLDFSANVNTRTPDGVGGVYGAALERSRRYPDDGYPEFRAAAAEYVGCVPDQIVPTPGGLAAIRFAIECALTPGDDALVPAPSFGEYAREVRLQGAAPEFVAHDRLLDADPEAYDLVIVCNPNNPTGDAYDPDALSAFADDCAATGTTLLVDEAFLGFTDRPSLAGHEGAVVARSLTKLFGLPGLRAGFAVATGDRFDNLATARRAWNLGTPAAAVGAHCLRDESFVAETRGRIASERDRLRAALDDRFGVHPSDAPFLLLDCGDRSVDAVLDRARENGIALRDARTFRGLDSHIRVAVKDRAANDRLLEVLADG, from the coding sequence GTGGAGCCTGACGCCCTCGACCGAGTCGGTCGGGTACCTCACGGCGGCGAGTCCGATACGGACGTGCTCGATTTTAGCGCGAACGTCAACACCCGGACGCCCGACGGCGTCGGGGGGGTCTACGGCGCTGCATTGGAGCGCTCTCGCCGGTATCCCGACGACGGCTATCCGGAGTTTCGCGCTGCCGCGGCCGAATACGTCGGTTGTGTACCCGATCAGATCGTCCCGACGCCCGGCGGGCTGGCGGCGATCAGATTTGCGATCGAGTGCGCGCTGACGCCCGGCGACGACGCGCTCGTTCCGGCGCCGAGCTTCGGCGAGTACGCCCGCGAGGTGCGCCTGCAGGGCGCCGCTCCCGAGTTCGTCGCCCACGATCGGCTGCTCGACGCCGACCCCGAAGCGTACGATCTCGTGATCGTCTGCAACCCGAACAACCCGACCGGCGACGCGTACGATCCCGACGCGCTCTCGGCGTTCGCCGACGACTGCGCGGCCACCGGAACGACGCTGCTGGTCGACGAGGCGTTTCTCGGCTTCACCGATCGGCCGTCGCTGGCCGGCCACGAGGGCGCGGTCGTCGCCCGATCGCTGACCAAGCTGTTCGGTCTCCCCGGCCTACGCGCCGGCTTCGCGGTGGCGACTGGCGATCGGTTCGACAATCTGGCGACGGCGCGCCGAGCGTGGAACCTCGGGACGCCCGCGGCCGCCGTCGGAGCCCATTGCCTGCGTGATGAGTCGTTCGTCGCCGAGACGCGCGGCCGTATCGCCAGCGAGCGGGATCGGCTGCGCGCCGCGCTGGACGACCGGTTCGGCGTCCACCCATCCGACGCGCCGTTCTTGCTGCTCGACTGTGGCGACCGGTCGGTCGACGCCGTGCTCGACCGCGCCCGCGAGAACGGCATCGCGCTCCGGGACGCCAGAACGTTCCGCGGGCTGGACTCTCATATCCGGGTTGCCGTCAAGGACCGAGCGGCCAACGACCGGCTGCTGGAGGTGCTCGCGGATGGCTGA
- the cobS gene encoding adenosylcobinamide-GDP ribazoletransferase yields MGLKALAGAVGFLTRLPAGRDADAWDAFAATPAAFLPVGYLLGGVAALALAIPAPDPARAFCYVAAVYALTGINHVDGLADLGDAAVVHGDTERRREVMKDTTVGVGAVLAVALVVAGLALAALALAGITLLAAVGIVVAAEVGAKFGMAALACLGAPAHEGLGSQFTADNGARSLVPSALLALPALALTWPSLAATGAVAGALLAAGAVGRWSDRALGGAGGDAFGATNELGRLAGLYGGLIAWELFPEVIAWTPS; encoded by the coding sequence GTGGGCCTGAAAGCGCTTGCCGGCGCGGTCGGCTTCCTGACGCGACTGCCGGCCGGCCGCGACGCCGACGCGTGGGACGCCTTCGCCGCGACGCCGGCGGCGTTTCTCCCGGTCGGCTACCTCCTCGGCGGCGTCGCCGCGCTCGCGCTGGCGATTCCCGCGCCTGATCCGGCGCGGGCGTTTTGCTACGTCGCCGCAGTCTACGCGCTGACCGGGATCAACCACGTCGACGGGCTCGCTGATCTGGGCGACGCCGCCGTCGTCCACGGTGATACCGAGCGCCGGCGCGAAGTCATGAAGGACACGACCGTCGGCGTCGGCGCGGTGCTCGCGGTCGCGCTGGTCGTCGCGGGCCTCGCGCTGGCAGCACTCGCGCTCGCCGGCATCACCCTGCTCGCCGCAGTCGGCATCGTCGTCGCCGCCGAAGTCGGCGCGAAGTTCGGGATGGCCGCGCTGGCGTGTCTCGGCGCCCCCGCCCACGAGGGGCTGGGGTCGCAGTTCACGGCCGACAACGGCGCCCGCTCGCTCGTCCCGTCGGCGCTACTCGCGCTGCCCGCCCTCGCACTGACGTGGCCGAGTCTCGCCGCGACGGGCGCCGTCGCCGGGGCACTCCTCGCGGCGGGGGCCGTCGGTCGCTGGTCGGACCGCGCGCTCGGCGGCGCCGGCGGCGACGCCTTCGGCGCCACGAACGAGCTCGGCCGGCTGGCGGGGCTGTACGGCGGGCTGATCGCGTGGGAACTCTTTCCGGAGGTGATCGCGTGGACGCCGTCCTGA
- a CDS encoding NTP transferase domain-containing protein, protein MCGGEGRRLAASLDHERSDDRIEKPLFEVGGRPMVDRVLTALDASAVDAVHAAVSPATPATREHLDGRTNLIETPGEGYVEDLAGALDQVGAPVLTVAADLPLLGADLVDAALEAHDTGPVTVCVPAALKRRLGVGVDTAFDPGEVDADVVGVARPAPSELAPTGLNIASDDDPTQTMSLSYDARLAVNVNRNKDAEIAEALL, encoded by the coding sequence ATGTGTGGCGGCGAGGGGCGGCGGCTTGCGGCCTCGCTCGACCACGAGCGCTCCGACGATCGGATCGAGAAGCCGCTGTTCGAGGTCGGCGGCCGACCGATGGTCGATCGAGTGCTGACCGCGCTCGACGCCAGCGCGGTCGATGCCGTCCACGCCGCGGTGTCGCCCGCGACGCCGGCGACGCGCGAGCACCTCGACGGCCGGACGAACCTGATCGAGACGCCGGGCGAGGGGTACGTCGAGGATCTGGCGGGCGCGCTCGACCAGGTCGGCGCGCCCGTTCTCACGGTCGCGGCCGACCTCCCGCTGCTCGGCGCGGACCTCGTCGACGCCGCGCTGGAAGCTCACGACACCGGTCCGGTGACGGTCTGTGTCCCTGCGGCGCTCAAACGCCGTCTCGGCGTCGGCGTCGACACGGCGTTCGATCCGGGCGAGGTAGACGCCGATGTCGTGGGCGTTGCACGCCCCGCCCCCAGTGAGCTCGCGCCGACCGGTCTCAATATCGCATCTGACGACGACCCGACTCAGACCATGTCCCTGAGCTACGACGCACGATTGGCAGTGAACGTGAACCGGAACAAGGACGCCGAGATCGCGGAGGCGCTGCTGTGA
- the cobT gene encoding nicotinate mononucleotide-dependent phosphoribosyltransferase CobT — translation MRLVLAAGATRTAEIEGISAAGATRELMAHTPAIDAEIVAYGRPITGEHVPVSPTGCPTPAVLTRAVREAVGFDLTVVDAGLDAETGAPTVGVDARPGRDVRDPIAVPDADEILATAREFGRALPDDELLIGETIPGGTTTALGVLRALGEDVGVSSSLAENPTDLKRRVVADALAESGVEAGDLAGDPIEAVRRVGDPVLATVAGLAIGAAAAGTSVTLAGGTQLLAAAALVRHSGITLPLSLATTAFVDEDPNVDLDAAAGAFDLDLTVTDPEFERSNHVAMDRYVAGEAKEGVGAGGALALAAEAETPMRAVRGRIEAVYDRLDVGADASASGGSGPEDSGGADGGA, via the coding sequence GTGAGACTCGTTCTCGCGGCGGGGGCGACCCGCACGGCCGAGATCGAGGGGATCAGCGCGGCCGGCGCGACCCGGGAGCTGATGGCCCACACGCCCGCGATCGACGCCGAGATCGTCGCGTACGGGCGGCCGATCACCGGCGAGCACGTCCCCGTGAGCCCGACCGGTTGTCCGACGCCGGCGGTCCTGACGAGAGCAGTCCGCGAAGCGGTCGGCTTCGACCTCACGGTCGTTGACGCCGGGCTCGACGCCGAGACGGGCGCGCCGACGGTCGGCGTCGACGCCCGACCGGGGCGGGACGTTCGGGATCCTATCGCGGTGCCGGACGCCGACGAGATTCTCGCTACGGCTCGCGAGTTCGGCCGCGCACTGCCCGACGACGAGCTACTGATCGGCGAGACGATTCCCGGCGGCACGACGACGGCCCTCGGCGTCCTGCGGGCGCTCGGCGAGGACGTGGGCGTCTCCTCGTCGCTGGCCGAGAACCCCACCGACCTCAAGCGCCGCGTCGTCGCGGACGCGCTGGCCGAGAGCGGCGTCGAGGCGGGGGATCTCGCGGGCGATCCTATCGAAGCGGTTCGGCGCGTCGGCGATCCCGTGCTTGCGACCGTCGCGGGGCTGGCGATCGGCGCCGCGGCCGCCGGTACGTCGGTCACGCTGGCGGGCGGAACACAGCTGCTCGCCGCCGCCGCGCTGGTGCGTCACTCCGGCATCACGCTGCCGCTCTCGCTGGCGACGACGGCGTTCGTCGACGAGGACCCGAACGTCGACCTCGACGCCGCGGCGGGGGCGTTCGACCTCGATTTGACCGTCACCGACCCCGAGTTCGAGCGCTCGAACCACGTCGCAATGGACCGGTACGTCGCCGGCGAAGCCAAGGAAGGCGTCGGCGCGGGCGGCGCGCTTGCGCTCGCAGCCGAGGCCGAGACGCCGATGCGCGCCGTACGCGGCCGGATCGAAGCCGTCTACGACCGGCTGGATGTCGGCGCCGACGCGTCGGCGTCCGGCGGGAGCGGACCGGAAGACTCCGGAGGTGCCGACGGTGGAGCCTGA
- a CDS encoding nucleotide-binding protein → MVEAFAVASGKGGTGKTTATLALGMALADEHDVTVVDADTGMANLLFHAGLADVDTTLHELLVEDADRPVEAAVYERHGLRVVPCGTSLAGFEAADPARLREVVATLAADTDVLLLDSPAALGSKSAVLPVVLADRTITVLHPTIPALSDGLKVQEYARSYGTDSAGVLFNRVRDDSRIDAIADRTREYFDGPVLGQVPECRSADAARSAGEPLLAHAPESPAAQAFRAAAESLTVRDGESGAVADRFRSAVVPEQP, encoded by the coding sequence ATGGTCGAGGCCTTCGCGGTCGCAAGCGGGAAAGGCGGGACCGGCAAGACCACCGCCACGCTCGCGCTCGGCATGGCGCTCGCCGACGAGCACGACGTGACGGTCGTCGACGCGGACACGGGGATGGCGAATCTCCTCTTTCACGCCGGGCTGGCCGACGTGGACACGACGCTTCACGAGTTGCTCGTCGAGGACGCCGACCGGCCGGTCGAGGCGGCGGTGTACGAACGCCACGGGCTCCGAGTCGTCCCCTGCGGGACGAGCCTCGCGGGGTTCGAGGCGGCAGACCCCGCCAGACTGCGCGAGGTCGTCGCCACGCTCGCGGCAGACACCGACGTGTTGTTGCTCGATTCGCCGGCCGCGCTGGGCTCGAAAAGCGCCGTGTTGCCCGTCGTGCTCGCCGACCGGACGATCACGGTGCTCCATCCGACGATCCCGGCGCTCAGCGACGGCCTGAAAGTCCAAGAGTACGCTCGGTCGTACGGCACCGACTCGGCGGGCGTGCTGTTCAATCGCGTCCGCGACGACTCCCGGATCGACGCCATCGCGGATCGCACTCGCGAGTACTTCGACGGGCCGGTCCTCGGTCAGGTCCCCGAGTGCCGATCGGCCGACGCCGCCCGGAGCGCGGGGGAGCCGCTGCTCGCTCACGCCCCCGAGTCGCCGGCCGCCCAAGCGTTTCGCGCGGCCGCCGAGTCGCTGACGGTCCGGGACGGCGAGTCCGGCGCCGTCGCCGACCGCTTTCGCAGCGCCGTCGTCCCGGAACAGCCATGA
- the cbiB gene encoding adenosylcobinamide-phosphate synthase CbiB: MSLIAAGAIALAAALDWLVREPPARIHPVALFGRLVAPLDRDWTLPRSVSFWIALLCPIAAGLAVGGVVALGSFVHPIAGGVLAGLALFSTTSLRLLLDEAAGVVAASATDIEAARDRLPALAGRDAADLSAEQLRSAAVESAAENLADGLVAPLLAFALLAPESLALAAGAAAWVKAVNTLDSMLGYPSKPHGWLSARLDDAVMWLPARLSALALTAVARSPDPMLSARRWSSAPPSPNSGWPMGTVASALQIKLEKPGSYTLNGVASLPTVEDAERAISLVGSAGLLAYAAAVLWEVLVWA, from the coding sequence GTGTCGCTGATCGCGGCAGGCGCGATCGCTCTCGCAGCCGCGTTGGACTGGCTCGTCCGCGAGCCCCCGGCGCGAATCCATCCGGTCGCGCTGTTCGGCCGGCTGGTCGCGCCGCTGGATCGGGACTGGACGCTCCCGCGGTCGGTGAGCTTCTGGATCGCGCTGCTGTGCCCGATCGCGGCCGGCCTCGCGGTCGGCGGCGTCGTCGCGCTCGGTTCGTTCGTCCACCCCATCGCGGGCGGCGTGCTGGCGGGGCTCGCGCTGTTTTCGACGACGAGCCTGCGACTCCTGCTGGACGAGGCCGCCGGCGTCGTCGCCGCGAGCGCGACCGACATCGAGGCCGCGCGCGACCGGCTCCCCGCGCTGGCCGGTCGGGACGCCGCCGATCTCTCGGCCGAGCAGTTGCGTAGCGCGGCCGTCGAGAGCGCCGCCGAGAATCTCGCCGACGGGCTGGTCGCGCCCCTGCTCGCGTTCGCCCTGCTCGCCCCGGAGTCGCTCGCGCTCGCCGCGGGCGCGGCGGCGTGGGTCAAAGCCGTCAACACGCTGGACTCGATGCTCGGCTACCCATCGAAACCCCACGGCTGGCTGTCCGCGCGGCTCGACGACGCCGTGATGTGGCTGCCCGCTCGGCTGAGCGCGCTGGCCCTGACCGCGGTCGCGCGCTCGCCCGACCCGATGCTGTCGGCTCGTCGGTGGTCCAGCGCGCCGCCGTCGCCGAACTCGGGGTGGCCGATGGGGACCGTCGCCAGCGCCCTCCAGATCAAGCTCGAAAAGCCCGGTAGCTACACGCTCAACGGCGTCGCGTCGCTGCCGACAGTCGAGGACGCCGAGCGCGCGATCTCGCTGGTCGGCTCCGCTGGGCTGCTGGCGTACGCCGCCGCCGTCCTCTGGGAGGTGCTGGTGTGGGCCTGA
- a CDS encoding YbhB/YbcL family Raf kinase inhibitor-like protein gives MSDSETPAHGDAEQRGDLSLTSSAFGNGERIPDQYGRDGRDVNPPLSIGGVPDGAASLALVVDDPDARAPAGKVWVHWLVWNLDPSREQIPENWNAADATEGTNDFGEVGYGGPAPPDREHTYRFKCYALDETLGLTRGATKDELGAAMAGSVLAQTQLTGTFAP, from the coding sequence ATGTCAGACTCGGAGACGCCAGCACACGGCGACGCCGAACAGCGCGGCGACCTGTCGCTGACCAGTTCTGCCTTCGGCAACGGCGAGCGCATCCCCGATCAGTACGGCCGCGACGGCCGGGATGTCAACCCGCCGCTGTCGATCGGCGGCGTCCCGGACGGCGCGGCGTCGCTCGCGCTCGTGGTCGACGACCCGGACGCCAGAGCGCCCGCGGGGAAGGTGTGGGTCCACTGGCTCGTCTGGAATCTCGATCCGAGCCGCGAGCAAATTCCGGAGAACTGGAACGCGGCGGACGCCACCGAAGGGACCAACGACTTCGGCGAGGTCGGCTACGGCGGCCCGGCGCCGCCGGACCGCGAGCACACCTACCGGTTCAAGTGCTACGCGCTCGACGAGACGCTGGGCCTGACGCGGGGCGCCACGAAAGACGAACTCGGCGCGGCGATGGCGGGGTCGGTGCTCGCACAGACGCAGTTGACCGGCACCTTCGCGCCCTGA
- a CDS encoding translation initiation factor IF-2 subunit beta, whose translation MDYESNLQRAIDDMPEIEGSDERLSIPDAAAQKDGAFTRFTNLSEIADLLSRDPEHVHRFIQRELGTSGTFEEGRGRYNGDFTNGEFDAAISKYVDEYVLCTECGLPDTRIVRENRTPMLRCDACGAFRPVQKRSQATQQQSAEAVEEGKTYEVKITGTGRKGDGVAEKGKYTIFVPGANEGDVVQIYIKNISGTLAFARIAN comes from the coding sequence ATGGACTACGAATCGAATCTCCAGCGAGCGATCGACGACATGCCGGAGATAGAGGGCAGCGACGAGCGCCTCTCGATCCCGGATGCCGCCGCACAGAAAGACGGTGCCTTCACTCGATTTACCAACCTCTCGGAGATCGCCGATCTCCTCTCCCGCGATCCCGAGCACGTCCACCGCTTCATCCAGCGCGAGCTGGGTACCAGCGGCACCTTCGAGGAGGGCCGCGGCCGCTACAACGGCGACTTCACCAACGGCGAGTTCGACGCCGCCATCTCGAAGTACGTCGACGAGTACGTGCTCTGTACGGAGTGTGGTCTTCCCGACACCCGCATCGTCCGCGAGAATCGGACGCCGATGCTGCGCTGTGACGCCTGCGGTGCGTTCCGTCCCGTCCAGAAGCGCAGTCAGGCGACCCAGCAACAGAGCGCCGAGGCCGTCGAGGAGGGCAAGACCTACGAGGTCAAGATCACCGGCACCGGCCGCAAGGGCGACGGCGTCGCCGAGAAGGGCAAGTACACGATCTTCGTCCCCGGCGCCAACGAGGGCGACGTGGTCCAGATCTACATCAAGAACATCTCCGGCACGCTGGCGTTCGCTCGCATCGCCAACTGA
- a CDS encoding adenosylcobinamide amidohydrolase — protein MADRGDAAMPEIDVRGGVCRLHAPGSTWLSTGWAGGRRDADAAYNVSVPEGWARTDLDAYVDERLRAAGFDADERSSSSPDSASTHRDADERDSSSPDSQTRQDAAGRESSEPSVADEQSSSSLDSASPRQDAGAPEDTDGPALLTGVDMQHARAARLDADIEDSDGATMTAVATAGVSNPAGLFPAEADAAAASPRPPDGADEYTPGTVNLVLYAGRTLTEGALANLVAVVAEAKTATLVRETGFPGTTTDAVIVGCPAVRSPTGGEHDGIALFSGSGTPVGAAARACVRDAVTASLRSRYDDGELPASVADADHGVVTTRSATVFEPRRTTETQSHD, from the coding sequence ATGGCTGATCGCGGGGACGCCGCGATGCCGGAGATCGACGTGCGCGGCGGCGTCTGCCGGCTGCACGCGCCGGGATCGACGTGGCTCTCGACCGGATGGGCGGGGGGCCGGCGCGACGCCGACGCCGCGTACAACGTCTCGGTGCCGGAGGGGTGGGCACGGACCGACCTCGACGCCTACGTCGACGAACGGCTTCGTGCCGCTGGCTTCGACGCCGACGAACGGAGTTCGTCGAGCCCCGATTCGGCTTCGACTCATCGGGACGCCGACGAGCGAGACTCGTCGAGCCCTGACTCGCAGACTCGTCAGGACGCCGCTGGACGGGAGTCCAGCGAGCCCTCAGTCGCCGATGAGCAGAGCTCATCGAGCCTTGACTCGGCTTCGCCTCGTCAAGACGCTGGCGCTCCCGAGGACACCGACGGGCCGGCGCTGTTGACCGGCGTCGACATGCAGCACGCCCGCGCGGCGCGGCTCGACGCCGACATCGAGGACAGCGACGGAGCGACCATGACGGCGGTCGCCACCGCTGGCGTCTCGAACCCCGCCGGGCTGTTTCCGGCCGAGGCAGACGCCGCAGCGGCGTCGCCCCGCCCGCCCGACGGCGCCGACGAGTATACGCCTGGAACGGTCAATCTCGTGCTCTACGCCGGCCGGACGCTGACAGAGGGCGCGCTGGCGAACCTCGTCGCCGTCGTCGCCGAGGCCAAGACCGCCACGCTGGTGCGCGAAACCGGATTCCCCGGTACGACGACCGACGCGGTGATCGTCGGCTGTCCGGCGGTTCGGAGTCCGACTGGCGGCGAGCACGACGGCATCGCGCTGTTCTCGGGGAGCGGGACGCCGGTCGGCGCCGCGGCGCGGGCCTGCGTCCGCGACGCCGTGACGGCGAGCCTGCGCTCACGGTACGACGACGGCGAGCTTCCGGCGAGCGTCGCCGACGCCGACCACGGCGTCGTAACGACGCGCTCGGCGACGGTGTTCGAACCGCGACGAACGACCGAAACTCAGAGCCATGACTGA
- a CDS encoding HAD family hydrolase, with protein MAVTFDLFGTLVRVDPPSSPASAVGRELAERGVSVPENWSQAYAEPHVDAPDGAEVPLPDHVGAALESCGVGVPEHTVDAAVAAAFDAPVETRPNAVEAVAAAADAGRVGVLSNCSVPGLVERALNRSDLDRRLFDAVVASVDCGWRKPDRRAFEAVADALGVGVDALVHVGDDPRTDGGIEACGGTAILLDDASLSAVPERLDADAEATKPDGAGGSPCR; from the coding sequence GTGGCAGTAACGTTCGATCTGTTCGGCACGCTGGTGCGCGTCGATCCGCCGTCGTCACCGGCGAGCGCGGTGGGCCGAGAACTCGCCGAGCGCGGCGTGAGCGTGCCCGAAAACTGGTCACAGGCCTACGCCGAACCGCACGTCGACGCGCCAGACGGCGCCGAAGTCCCGCTGCCGGACCACGTCGGCGCTGCGCTGGAGAGTTGCGGCGTCGGCGTCCCCGAGCATACCGTCGACGCCGCCGTCGCCGCGGCGTTCGACGCGCCCGTCGAGACGCGCCCGAACGCGGTCGAGGCCGTCGCGGCGGCAGCCGACGCGGGCCGCGTCGGCGTGCTCTCGAACTGCAGCGTTCCGGGACTGGTCGAGCGCGCGCTCAACCGCTCGGACCTCGACCGACGCCTGTTCGACGCCGTCGTCGCCAGCGTCGATTGCGGCTGGCGAAAGCCCGATCGGCGGGCGTTCGAGGCCGTCGCTGACGCTCTCGGCGTCGGCGTCGACGCGCTCGTCCACGTCGGCGACGACCCCCGAACCGACGGCGGGATCGAAGCCTGTGGTGGGACGGCGATCCTGCTCGACGACGCGTCGCTGTCGGCGGTGCCGGAGCGGTTGGACGCCGACGCGGAAGCGACGAAGCCGGATGGTGCGGGGGGATCGCCGTGTCGCTGA
- a CDS encoding cob(I)yrinic acid a,c-diamide adenosyltransferase — translation MTDSEPTDDGGADSTEPDRSVGGATPTAEPIEPSEPEEFGLVQVWWGSGKGKTTAAMGMGLRAAGHGYRVHMLQFMKGGAETVEDVRGEYNAIEHVPGFTYENAGHYGWHGFGVARDDAEHETEAEAGLERARELVAGERGDDPVHMLILDEILYAVQQELLDADDVIALIEAKADDLELVLTGGHEEPTELLDRADLVTEVRKQSHPIDAGQGARKGTEF, via the coding sequence ATGACTGACAGCGAACCTACCGACGACGGAGGAGCCGACAGCACCGAACCGGACCGCAGCGTCGGCGGCGCGACGCCGACTGCCGAACCGATCGAACCGAGCGAGCCCGAGGAGTTCGGCCTCGTGCAGGTCTGGTGGGGCTCGGGCAAGGGCAAGACGACCGCCGCGATGGGGATGGGCCTGCGCGCGGCCGGTCACGGCTACCGCGTCCACATGCTCCAGTTCATGAAGGGCGGCGCCGAGACCGTCGAGGACGTCCGCGGCGAGTACAACGCTATCGAGCACGTCCCCGGGTTCACCTACGAGAACGCTGGCCACTACGGCTGGCACGGCTTCGGCGTCGCGCGCGACGACGCCGAACACGAGACGGAAGCCGAGGCCGGACTAGAACGCGCCCGCGAACTGGTCGCTGGCGAGAGGGGAGACGACCCGGTACACATGCTGATTCTCGACGAGATCCTGTACGCAGTCCAACAGGAACTGCTCGACGCCGACGACGTGATCGCGCTGATCGAGGCGAAAGCCGACGACCTCGAACTCGTGCTGACTGGTGGCCACGAAGAGCCGACCGAGTTGCTCGACCGCGCCGACCTCGTCACCGAGGTGCGCAAGCAATCCCACCCGATCGACGCCGGACAGGGCGCCCGGAAAGGAACCGAGTTCTGA
- a CDS encoding rubrerythrin family protein, whose translation MDSDDLRESVETEKATQLDRLGSSKLLIALTDGDLDEPSVLEAAADSERSALTTFSGWADDEPHDAARGAFEDAADQERRHLDLVVDELDGEYDPADGGPMHAYLRGREGTIERVAAGMVGRSLVSVRTHTQVISFFVNEADEVRADLFRELKTDTRGTLDAGLDLLDGLCDDAEEWERAEMAAEYVIQVAYDDYVDALGELGVEPKSLC comes from the coding sequence ATGGATTCCGACGACCTCCGCGAGTCGGTCGAGACCGAAAAGGCGACCCAACTCGATCGGCTCGGCTCCTCGAAGCTCCTGATCGCGCTGACCGACGGTGACCTCGACGAGCCGTCGGTGCTCGAAGCCGCCGCCGACAGCGAGCGCTCGGCGCTGACGACGTTCTCGGGGTGGGCAGACGACGAACCTCACGACGCCGCCCGCGGGGCGTTCGAGGACGCCGCCGATCAGGAGCGGCGCCACCTCGATCTGGTCGTCGACGAACTCGACGGCGAGTACGACCCGGCCGACGGCGGCCCGATGCACGCCTATCTCCGGGGGCGCGAGGGGACGATCGAGCGCGTCGCCGCCGGGATGGTCGGGCGCTCGCTCGTCAGCGTCCGCACCCACACGCAGGTGATCAGCTTCTTCGTCAACGAGGCCGACGAGGTCCGCGCCGACCTCTTTCGAGAACTCAAGACCGACACGCGGGGGACGCTCGACGCCGGCCTCGACCTGCTCGACGGACTGTGCGACGACGCCGAAGAGTGGGAGCGCGCCGAGATGGCCGCCGAGTACGTGATTCAGGTCGCGTACGACGACTACGTCGACGCGCTGGGCGAACTCGGCGTCGAGCCGAAGTCGCTGTGCTGA
- a CDS encoding mandelate racemase/muconate lactonizing enzyme family protein: MGVNYEDLHDPNAEYTMRELSSETMGVTNERGGGRDVEITDVQTTMVDGNFPWTLVRIYTDAGVVGTGEAYWGAGVPELIERMKPFVIGENPLDIDRLYEHLVQKMSGEGSVEGVTITAIAGIEVALHDLAGKILEVPAYQLLGGKYRDEMRVYCDCHTEAEADPEACAEEARRVVDELGYDALKFDLDVPSGLEKDRANRHLRPGEIRHKAEIVEKVTEEVKDEADVAFDCHWTFSGGSAKRLADAIEDYDVWWLEDPVPPENLDVQEEVTKSTTTPITVGENRYRVTEERRLIENQAVDMIAPDMPKVGGMRETRKIADVANQYYIPVAMHNVSSPIATMASAHVGASIPNSLAVEYHSYELGWWEDLVEEDVIENGYIEIPEKPGLGLTLDMDAVEEHMVEGETLFDEA; encoded by the coding sequence ATGGGTGTCAACTACGAGGATCTGCACGATCCGAACGCGGAGTACACGATGCGAGAACTCTCCTCGGAGACGATGGGCGTCACCAACGAGCGCGGCGGCGGCCGCGACGTCGAGATCACCGACGTCCAGACGACGATGGTCGACGGGAACTTCCCGTGGACGCTGGTCCGTATCTACACCGACGCGGGCGTCGTCGGCACCGGCGAGGCCTACTGGGGCGCCGGCGTCCCCGAGCTGATCGAGCGCATGAAGCCCTTTGTCATCGGCGAGAACCCGCTCGACATCGACCGCCTCTACGAGCACCTCGTCCAGAAGATGTCCGGCGAGGGCTCCGTCGAGGGCGTCACGATCACCGCCATCGCCGGCATCGAGGTCGCGCTGCACGATCTGGCCGGCAAGATTCTGGAGGTGCCCGCCTACCAGCTGCTGGGCGGCAAGTACCGCGACGAGATGCGCGTCTACTGTGACTGTCACACCGAGGCAGAGGCCGACCCCGAAGCCTGCGCCGAGGAAGCGCGCCGCGTCGTCGACGAACTGGGCTACGACGCCCTGAAGTTCGACCTCGACGTTCCCTCCGGGCTGGAGAAAGACCGCGCGAACCGCCACCTCCGCCCCGGCGAGATCCGCCACAAGGCAGAGATCGTCGAGAAGGTCACCGAGGAAGTCAAAGACGAGGCCGACGTGGCCTTCGACTGTCACTGGACGTTCTCGGGCGGCTCGGCAAAGCGTCTCGCCGACGCCATCGAGGACTACGACGTGTGGTGGCTCGAGGACCCCGTCCCGCCGGAGAACCTCGACGTGCAGGAGGAAGTCACCAAGTCCACGACGACGCCGATCACCGTCGGCGAGAACCGCTACCGCGTCACCGAGGAGCGACGCCTGATCGAGAACCAGGCCGTCGACATGATCGCGCCCGACATGCCCAAGGTCGGCGGCATGCGCGAGACCCGCAAGATCGCGGACGTTGCCAACCAGTACTACATCCCTGTCGCGATGCACAACGTCTCCTCGCCGATCGCAACGATGGCAAGCGCCCACGTCGGCGCCTCGATCCCGAACTCGCTCGCCGTCGAGTACCACTCCTACGAACTCGGCTGGTGGGAGGACCTCGTCGAGGAGGACGTCATCGAGAACGGCTACATCGAGATCCCCGAGAAGCCCGGTCTCGGCCTGACGCTCGACATGGACGCCGTCGAGGAGCACATGGTCGAGGGCGAGACCCTCTTCGACGAAGCGTAA